A part of Miscanthus floridulus cultivar M001 chromosome 6, ASM1932011v1, whole genome shotgun sequence genomic DNA contains:
- the LOC136458205 gene encoding protein ABC transporter 1, mitochondrial-like: protein MASRDLRRLLDGVALVAREATRGTSPRDVLRSALLAATDLAGLTRGTPRRPPPPPGAGPLPATESSRPSSVVYFSHDDATTTPQDHALERPPPAQDAPHPARTLETVGTGTTTAVAAEPAAVAADRPEPAAPPPEPSPLPQQAPPLSSAAPGEKRRRLRERKVPSTPFTRALGFAGLGAGLAWGTLQESARRVMYGTPVDTAGKRSALSPFLSDQNAERVVLALCRMRGAALKVGQMLSIQDESLVPPPVLAALDIVRQGADVMPRKQLNSVLDAELGPDWSSKLRSFDYEPLAAASIGQVHQAVLKDGSDVVMKIQYPGVADSIESDIENVRLLLTYTNLIPKGLFLDRAMKVAKQELARECDYVLEASNQKRYKELLCDSDGYYVPKVIDQLSSKKVLTSEFVPGVPIDKVAQLSQETRNYVGCKLLELTIKELFVFRFMQTDPNWSNFLYDDATRKFNLIDFGAARDFPKHFVDDYLRIVVACANRDRTGVLEMSRRLGFLTGEEPEVMLDAHVQAAFIVGVPFSKSGGHDFRANNITHSVSNLGATMLKHRLTPPPDEVYSLHRKLSGAFLACIKIGAVVPCREILFQVYEQYNFSDGHSDVASSAG from the exons ATGGCGTCCAGGGATCTCCGGCGCCTGCTCGACGGCGTCGCCCTCGTCGCGCGCGAGGCCACGCGGGGCACCTCCCCGCGCGACGTCCTCAGGTCCGCTCTCCTTGCCGCCACCGACCTCGCCGGCCTCACCAGAGGCACcccgcgccgcccgccgcccccTCCAGGCGCAGGGCCGCTGCCCGCCACCGAATCCTCCCGCCCCTCCTCCGTCGTGTACTTCTCccacgacgacgccacgacaacgccGCAAGATCATGCACTGGAGCGGCCCCCGCCGGCGCAAGATGCCCCGCACCCCGCGCGGACGCTGGAGACCGTCGGAACTGGTACAACCACCGCCGTCGCAGCTGAACCTGCTGCCGTCGCGGCGGACAGGCCCGAACCCGCGGCGCCTCCTCCTGAGCCCTCGCCTTTGCCCCAACAGGCGCCCCCTTTGTCCTCAGCGGCGCCTGGGGAGAAGAGGAGGCGGCTGCGGGAACGGAAGGTTCCATCCACGCCCTTCACCAGAGCACTCGG GTTTGCAGGACTGGGCGCCGGGCTAGCATGGGGTACTCTTCAGGAGTCAGCTCGTCGGGTGATGTATGGCACCCCGGTGGACACAGCGGGCAAGCGGTCAGCTCTCTCCCCATTCTTGTCCGATCAGAATGCCGAGCGTGTGGTGCTTGCGCTCTGCAGGATGCGGGGAGCAGCGCTCAAGGTGGGGCAGATGCTGAGCATCCAGGACGAATCCCTTGTACCTCCACCG GTGTTGGCAGCTCTTGATATTGTTCGTCAAGGTGCTGATGTTATGCCAAGGAAGCAGCTAAATTCAGTCCTTGATGCCGAGCTTGGTCCTGACTGGTCCTCCAAGTTGAGGAGTTTTGACTATGAACCGTTAGCTGCAGCTAGCATTGGGCAG GTCCATCAAGCAGTTTTGAAGGATGGATCAGATGTTGTCATGAAAATACAATACCCTGGGGTTGCAGATAGTATAGAAAGTGATATTGAGAATGTTAGGCTACTTCTAACTTACACAAATCTCATTCCTAAAGGTCTTTTTCTTGATAGAGCTATGAAG GTGGCAAAGCAGGAGCTGGCAAGGGAGTGTGATTATGTGCTAGAAGCAAGTAACCAGAAGCGTTACAAAGAATTGCTATGTGATAGTGATGGCTATTATGTTCCGAAGGTCATTGATCAATTGTCTAGCAAGAAAGTGCTGACCTCAGAGTTTGTTCCAG GGGTTCCTATCGATAAGGTGGCTCAGTTAAGCCAGGAAACCCGGAATTATGTTGGTTGTAAACTGCTTGAGCTTACAATTAAGGAGTTGTTTGTCTTCAGATTCATGCAG ACTGATCCAAATTGGAGCAATTTTCTGTACGATGATGCTACAAGGAAATTCAATCTGATTGACTTTGGAGCAGCCCGTGATTTTCCAAAACACTTTGTAGATGATTACCTACGAATA GTAGTTGCCTGTGCAAATAGAGATCGCACCGGTGTCTTAGAGATGTCCCGCAGACTCGGATTCCTTACTGGCGAGGAACCAGAGGTTATGCTGGATGCTCATGTCCAAGCAGCCTTCATTGTTGGTGTGCCGTTCTCAAAGTCAGGTGGTCACGATTTTCGAGCGAATAATATCACACATAGTGTTTCCAATCTCGGGGCTACCATGTTGAAGCACAGGCTGACCCCACCGCCGGATGAAGTGTACAGCCTCCATAGAAAGCTGTCAGGTGCATTCCTTGCCTGCATCAAGATTGGGGCAGTTGTACCCTGCAGAGAGATCCTGTTCCAAGTTTACGAGCAATATAATTTCAGTGACGGCCATTCAGATGTAGCATCTAGTGCTGGATAG
- the LOC136460552 gene encoding uncharacterized protein produces MAETEAEHTARKQRERDAEDARRRQAEAARTAALDAYEAKHADVHAAAIAVLNIKVLVPVVLDRVANNYTRWRALFLVVLGKYALTDHVLNDVVNADRPAWVQMDCTVLTWIYGMINADLQQSTMLKNPNAHVAWLHLEDEFLGQRESRALLLSAEFRTVKQGSTSITDFCRRLETMATTLRDFGDPVGDRTLVLTLLRGLSAKFHPMVTNIKLRQPFPTFMEARTLLLLEEIDLNDITADTEPPPAPAPSALVTDSSGPVAARPLC; encoded by the exons ATGGCAGAGACCGAAGCCGAGCATACCGCTCGCAAACAGCGCGAACGGGACGCCGAGGACGCCCGCCGTCGCCAAGCTGAGGCCGCCCGCACAGCCGCCCTCGACGCCTATGAGGCCAAGCACGCCGACGTCCACGCCGCCGCCATTGCCGTCCTCAACATCAAGGTGCTCGTGCCGGTGGTCCTCGACCGCGTCGCCAACAACTACACCCGTTGGCGTGCCCTCTTCCTCGTCGTCTTGGGCAAATATGCCCTCACCGATCACGTCCTCAACGATGTCGTCAACGCCGATCGGCCGGCGTGGGTGCAGATGGACTGCACCGTTCTCACATGGATCTACGGGATGATCAACGCCGACCTCCAGCAGTCCACCATGCTGAAGAACCCGAACGCCCACGTCGCCTGGCTCCACCTCGAGGACGAGTTCCTCGGCCAGCGCGAGTCGCGTGCGCTGCTGCTGTCCGCCGAGTTCCGCACGGTGAAGCAAGGGTCGACGTCCATTACAGACTTCTGCCGTCGCCTCGAGACGATGGCCACCACCCTACGCGACTTCGGCGATCCCGTCGGCGACCGCACCCTCGTCCTCACGCTGCTCCGAGGTCTCAGCGCCAAGTTCCACCCCATGGTGACGAACATCAAGCTGCGCCAGCCGTTCCCGACCTTCATGGAGGCACGCACGCTTCTGCTCCTTGAGGAGATTGATCTCAACGACATCACCGCCGACACCGAACCACCACCTGCCCCCGCGCCGTCGGCCCTCGTCACCGACTCGTCCGGCCCCGTCGCCGCGCGCCCcctct gttag